One Vicia villosa cultivar HV-30 ecotype Madison, WI unplaced genomic scaffold, Vvil1.0 ctg.000418F_1_1, whole genome shotgun sequence DNA segment encodes these proteins:
- the LOC131628011 gene encoding uncharacterized protein LOC131628011, with protein sequence MNSLLSLLILVFTFFSFNPLFSLASKSTYKDQCASLIPQTYPTTKLKFNSFPLSDKNTGYYTGGDSIVNVDTTWNQFSLYFPSRNTHATSHPHLFKVEGTISFRTSYDRRGYLTFKLDGFWSQSSGNVCMIGKSKGVSKKGDSLNLEAVFKLNSVFNSSNITNLASGSLESLSSEKGDNDRYFEPISLMIFPKANYSYSLDTKEVENDFSFDSDDDDDDDDDDDEEGLSLNFDSLSFCSYPLSSAITTLQLEYTHECSSSKNCTPIISGSSDQLPSQMSLKAIECSSSHIKKHKVRVLAEFSNSLDYYWNKNNQSLNAKTMLIGEGWWEEKKNMLYVVLCRFIGGIKSSSLNGTQVGDCSTRLRLRFPSIWSINSTSSIVGQIWSNKSASDPNYFKMITFRNDHNYRVGGKDLKYEYSKLDKVKQSCSTNKDVAIQGKRYPDAYSYDMKFDMSVRDSKKKVAWGSSSPLFVDDDSYESDLSISSSGSDAGILNNNNGSLFNISYRISLYAMSSSPFERNSLFNMSYYSVKISAEGIYDSRNGTLCMVGCRDLVSNEGKPTSHSLDCEVLMKFQFPSLDANDRSYIKGSIESTRHKSDPLYFESLEVSARSYNVVFARRNAWRMDMEVIMTLVSTTLACVFVGLQLYHVKKHPNVLPFISIFMMSILTLGHMIPLVLNFEALLAQNPNNKSYIIGYVEKWLEVNEISVRLITMVAFLLQFRLLHLTWSSRKTNESENNLWIAEKKASYVTFPLYAAGLLIALLLKLKNNRNSVTSMYRQHVSSWENIKSYGGFVLDGFLVPQVILNLFSNTKENALSSPFYFGTTFVRLLPHAYDLYRTRNYGDQDSYSYFYADPSEDFYSTSWDIFIPLACILLAIIIYLQQHFGAQCFLPRRFKGSKAYAKVPKSEGEVETTNM encoded by the coding sequence ATGAATTCTCTTCTTTCACTACTTATCTTAGTTTTCACTTTCTTCTCCTTCAACCCTTTATTCTCGTTAGCCTCAAAATCCACTTACAAAGACCAATGTGCTTCTTTAATCCCACAAACATATCCAACAACCAAACTCAAATTCAATTCTTTCCCCTTAAGTGATAAGAACACAGGTTACTATACAGGAGGTGATAGTATCGTCAATGTCGATACTACTTGGAACCAATTCTCCTTATACTTTCCATCAAGAAATACACATGCAACTTCACACCCTCATCTTTTCAAAGTTGAAGGAACTATATCATTTAGAACTTCTTATGATCGTAGAGGTTACTTAACTTTCAAGCTTGATGGTTTTTGGTCTCAATCTTCGGGGAATGTTTGCATGATTGGAAAAAGCAAAGGTGTTTCCAAAAAAGGTGATTCTCTTAATCTTGAAGCTGTCTTCAAGCTTAACAGTGTCTTCAATTCGAGTAACATAACTAATTTGGCTAGTGGAAGCTTAGAGAGTTTGAGTTCTGAAAAGGGTGACAACGATCGTTACTTTGAACCAATTTCTCTAATGATTTTTCCAAAAGCAAATTATAGTTATAGTTTGGATACTAAAGAAGTTGAAAATGATTTCTCTTTtgatagtgatgatgatgatgatgatgatgatgatgatgatgaggaaggTTTATCATTAAACTTTGATTCATTGAGTTTTTGTTCATATCCTCTCTCAAGTGCTATTACAACACTCCAACTAGAATACACTCATGAGTGTAGCTCTTCAAAGAATTGCACTCCTATAATTAGTGGTTCTAGTGATCAATTGCCATCACAGATGTCTTTGAAAGCAATTGAGTGTTCTTCTTCCCATATTAAGAAACATAAGGTTAGGGTTTTGGCTGAATTTTCAAATAGTCTTGATTACTATTGGAATAAGAATAACCAAAGCTTAAATGCCAAAACTATGTTAATAGGGGAAGGTTGGTGGGAGGAGAAGAAAAATATGCTTTATGTAGTTCTTTGCCGTTTCATTGGTGGAATAAAATCTTCATCCTTGAATGGAACTCAAGTTGGTGATTGTTCAACAAGATTGAGATTGAGATTTCCTTCAATTTGGTCAATCAATAGCACAAGTAGCATTGTTGGCCAAATTTGGAGCAACAAGAGTGCTAGTGATCCAAACTACTTCAAGATGATAACATTTAGGAATGATCATAATTATCGTGTCGGGGGAAAAGACTTGAAGTATGAGTATAGCAAGCTTGATAAAGTTAAGCAATCATGTTCAACAAACAAGGATGTAGCGATTCAAGGAAAAAGGTATCCAGATGCATATTCATATGACATGAAATTTGACATGTCGGTTAGAGATTCCAAAAAAAAAGTAGCTTGGGGTTCTTCATCTCCCTTATTTGTTGATGATGATTCCTATGAGTCAGATCTATCTATATCAAGTAGTGGATCTGATGCAGGAATCTTGAACAACAATAATGGTAGCTTGTTTAACATTAGCTACAGGATTAGCCTCTACGCGATGTCTTCTTCGCCATTTGAAAGGAATTCCTTGTTTAACATGTCTTACTATTCGGTGAAGATTTCTGCAGAAGGAATTTATGATTCAAGAAATGGAACCTTGTGTATGGTAGGTTGCCGCGACCTTGTTTCAAACGAAGGAAAACCAACATCGCATTCTTTGGATTGTGAAGTTCTGATGAAATTCCAGTTCCCTTCCTTAGATGCAAATGATAGGAGCTACATTAAGGGAAGCATTGAAAGCACACGCCACAAATCTGACCCTCTTTACTTCGAAAGTTTGGAGGTATCCGCGAGATCATATAATGTCGTATTTGCAAGAAGAAATGCTTGGAGAATGGATATGGAAGTTATCATGACTCTGGTATCTACCACTCTAGCATGTGTTTTCGTCGGATTGCAACTCTACCATGTGAAGAAACACCCGAATGTGCTTCCTTTCATCTCAATTTTTATGATGTCAATTCTCACATTAGGTCACATGATACCACTTGTTCTCAATTTCGAAGCACTTCTTGCTCAAAATCCCAACAACAAATCCTATATTATAGGATATGTTGAAAAATGGCTTGAAGTTAATGAAATAAGTGTGAGGTTAATCACAATGGTAGCTTTCTTGTTGCAATTCCGTCTCCTGCATCTAACTTGGAGTTCAAGAAAGACTAACGAAAGCGAGAACAACCTCTGGATTGCTGAGAAAAAGGCTTCTTATGTGACTTTCCCCTTGTATGCAGCTGGATTACTGATTGCATTGCTGTTGAAGTTAAAGAACAATAGAAACTCCGTTACATCGATGTACCGCCAACATGTTTCGTCATGGGAGAACATAAAATCTTATGGTGGTTTCGTATTAGATGGATTTCTTGTGCCGCAAGTCATTCTAAACTTGTTCTCAAATACAAAGGAAAATGCTCTTTCAAGTCCATTTTACTTTGGAACTACTTTTGTGAGACTCTTGCCACATGCTTATGATCTTTACAGGACTCGCAATTACGGCGACCAAGATAGTTACTCATACTTCTATGCCGATCCAAGCGAAGATTTCTACTCAACTTCTTGGGACATTTTCATTCCTTTGGCATGTATCCTATTAGCTATCATTATCTACTTGCAGCAACATTTTGGTGCTCAATGTTTCCTACCTCGTAGATTCAAAGGATCTAAGGCATATGCAAAGGTGCCTAAATCAGAAGGAGAAGTAGAGACAACCAACATGTAA
- the LOC131628012 gene encoding uncharacterized protein LOC131628012, translating into MVGTGIGYSKTGDSLNLEAVFKLNNVFDSSNITSLISGSLESLSFEKNQYFETISVIMFPKANYSYSLDSKEAENDFPFEKKGLSLNRFSSSFCSFPLSRAIRRLQLEYTHECNSSKNCTPMISDQLPYMMSLKVAECSHENKARLKVMMVFSNKSDYWVEKGFNPKTMLIGEGWWDEKRNSLRVVACHFIGITKSSLNESRIGDCSVRLSLRFPSVWSIKNTNNIVGEIWSNKSTNDPNYFKKITFRNFENDRVGYRATKYEYSQLERVTKSCPAHNKVVKNKGRTRFPDVYSYDMRFDMSVRDGESHRRIAFGFSNPLSVGDHVYDIDQNNNVPVSDSSFTAESPRAMVIILNNGSVNSFNISYKITMFSNSSFEERNSVFNLSSYRVKISAEGIYDARTGTLCMIGCRDLNSIAGTEITDYVDCEILLKFHFPSLDTNNASYIQGSIESTRKKSDPLYFKSLEVSSSTVYEETAIKAVWRMDMEIIMVLISTTLLCVFVGLQLYHVKRHPNVVPFISIFMMSILTLGHMIPLVLNFEAVLTQNPNNKNFVFGYVGWLEVNEITVRIITMIAFLLQFRLLQLTWSSRKTSESDSNFWIAERKATYVTFPLYAAGLLISLLLKLRNDGFEHNSFWENMKSYGGLVLDGFLVPQVILNLFSNMNENVLSCSFYFGTTFVRLLPHAYDLYRSRNYARLYDGSYFYANPNADFYSTTWDIVIPLGGVLFAIIIYLQQRFGAQCVLPHRFRGPKVYEKVPMVTESEVEM; encoded by the coding sequence ATGGTTGGAACAGGAATTGGTTATTCCAAAACAGGTGATTCTCTTAATCTTGAGGCTGTTTTTAAGCTTAACAATGTTTTTGATTCAAGTAACATCACTAGTTTGATCAGTGGAAGCTTAGAGAGTTTGAGTTTTGAGAAAAATCAGTACTTTGAAACCATTTCTGTAATCATGTTTCCAAAAGCAAATTATAGTTATAGTTTGGATTCTAAAGAAGCTGAAAATGATTTCCCTTTTGAGAAAAAGGGTTTGTCACTAAATCGATTTTCATCGAGTTTCTGTTCATTTCCACTCTCAAGAGCTATTAGAAGACTTCAACTAGAGTACACTCATGAGTGCAATTCTTCAAAGAATTGCACTCCTATGATTAGTGATCAATTGCCATATATGATGTCTTTGAAAGTTGCTGAATGTTCTCATGAAAACAAGGCTAGATTGAAGGTTATGATGGTGTTTTCAAATAAAAGTGATTATTGGGTTGAAAAAGGTTTCAATCCAAAAACTATGTTGATAGGGGAAGGTTggtgggatgagaagagaaattcaTTGCGTGTAGTTGCTTGTCATTTCATCGGCATCACGAAATCGTCCTTGAATGAGTCTCGTATCGGCGATTGCTCGGTGAGATTGAGTTTGAGGTTCCCTTCAGTTTGGTCAATCAAAAATACTAACAACATAGTTGGAGAAATTTGGAGCAACAAAAGTACTAATGATCCAAACTACTTCAAGAAGATAACATTCAGAAACTTCGAGAACGATAGGGTCGGATATCGAGCGACGAAGTACGAGTATAGTCAACTCGAGAGAGTTACGAAATCATGTCCAGCACACAACAAGGTTGTCAAGAACAAAGGGAGAACAAGGTTTCCAGATGTTTATTCTTATGATATGAGATTTGATATGTCAGTTAGAGATGGAGAGTCTCATAGGAGAATAGCATTCGGTTTTTCAAATCCTTTATCTGTTGGTGATCATGTTTATGacattgatcaaaataataatgTTCCTGTTTCTGATTCAAGTTTCACAGCAGAATCTCCTAGGGCTATGGTAATAATCCTCAACAACGGTAGCGTAAACTCGTTTAACATTAGCTACAAGATTACCATGTTTTCTAATTCATCATTTGAAGAAAGGAATTCAGTGTTTAATCTTTCCTCTTACCGAGTTAAGATTTCTGCAGAAGGAATTTATGATGCTAGGACAGGAACTTTGTGTATGATCGGTTGTCGCGATCTTAACTCAATCGCTGGAACAGAAATAACTGACTATGTGGATTGTGAGATTCTCTTGAAGTTTCACTTTCCATCATTAGATACAAATAATGCAAGCTACATTCAAGGAAGTATCGAAAGCACGCGCAAAAAATCAGATCCTCTTTACTTCAAAAGCTTAGAGGTATCTTCGTCTACAGTTTACGAGGAAACAGCGATAAAAGCTGTTTGGAGAATGGATATGGAGATTATCATGGTTCTGATATCTACAACTTTATTGTGTGTTTTCGTCGGATTGCAACTATACCATGTGAAGAGACACCCGAATGTAGTTCCCTTCATCTCGATTTTTATGATGTCGATTCTCACATTAGGCCACATGATACCGCTTGTTCTAAACTTTGAAGCGGTTCTTACTCAAAATCCTAACAACAAAAACTTTGTGTTTGGATATGTTGGATGGCTTGAAGTTAATGAAATAACTGTGAGGATAATCACCATGATAGCTTTCTTGTTGCAATTCCGTCTCCTTCAACTAACTTGGTCGTCAAGAAAGACCAGCGAGAGCGATAGCAACTTCTGGATTGCTGAGAGAAAGGCTACCTATGTGACTTTCCCTTTGTATGCCGCCGGATTATTGATTTCTTTGCTGTTGAAGTTGAGAAATGATGGTTTTGAACACAATTCGTTTTGGGAGAACATGAAATCTTACGGTGGTTTGGTATTAGACGGCTTTCTTGTACCGCAAGTCATTCTCAACCTGTTTTCAAATATGAACGAGAATGTTCTTTCGTGCTCGTTTTACTTTGGAACTACTTTTGTGAGACTCTTGCCACATGCTTACGATCTTTACAGAAGCCGTAATTATGCTCGACTCTATGACGGATCGTACTTCTATGCAAATCCTAATGCCGATTTTTACTCTACTACTTGGGATATTGTCATTCCTTTGGGAGGTGTCTTATTTGCTATCATTATCTACTTGCAGCAACGTTTTGGTGCTCAATGTGTTCTGCCTCATAGATTTAGAGGGCCAAAGGTATACGAAAAGGTGCCAATGGTGACTGAATCAGAAGTAGAAATGTAG